The following are encoded together in the Trichomycterus rosablanca isolate fTriRos1 chromosome 19, fTriRos1.hap1, whole genome shotgun sequence genome:
- the npbwr2b gene encoding neuropeptides B/W receptor type 2b, whose translation MENISNPIKTNQQCNFSMYFYYYNSPNRTDLNCTPPEDYFFYADLYVVLPVIYSVICAVGLTGNTAVIYVILKAPKMKTVTNMFILNLAIADDLFTLVLPINIAEHLLHYWPFGEVLCKIILSIDHYNIFSSIYFLTVMSVDRYLVVLATVRSKRMPYRTYRAAKIVSLCVWLLVILIVVPFTVFGGVYISPDDTDRKSCVLSFPSPEGLWFKASRIYTLILGFAIPVSTICILYTMMLYKLRNMRLNSNAKALDKAKKKVTIMVFIVLAVCLFCWTPFHLSTIVALTTDLGTTPLVIGISYFITSLSYANSCLNPFLYAFLDDSFRKAFRKMLECRAA comes from the coding sequence ATGGAGAACATATCAAACCCCATCAAGACAAACCAACAATGCAACTTCAGCATGTACTTTTATTACTACAATTCTCCAAATCGGACTGATTTAAACTGTACTCCGCCGGAGGACTATTTCTTTTACGCAGATCTGTACGTAGTTCTGCCAGTCATTTACTCAGTCATATGTGCAGTGGGTTTAACTGGCAATACAGCTGTTATATATGTCATATTAAAAGCACCCAAAATGAAGACTGTAAccaatatgtttattttaaacttgGCAATTGCAGATGATCTGTTTACATTAGTTTTGCCCATCAACATCGCCGAGCATCTATTGCACTACTGGCCTTTTGGCGAAGTGCTTTGCAAAATCATACTCAGTATTGATCATTACAACATCTTCTCCAGCATCTACTTTCTCACTGTTATGAGCGTTGATCGATATCTGGTGGTCCTGGCCACGGTGCGCTCCAAGCGCATGCCCTACCGCACATACCGCGCCGCTAAAATAGTCAGCCTGTGCGTCTGGCTGCTGGTCATTTTAATCGTGGTACCATTCACCGTGTTCGGCGGAGTTTACATCAGCCCAGACGACACCGACAGAAAAAGCTGTGTCCTGAGCTTCCCAAGCCCTGAAGGTTTATGGTTCAAAGCCAGTCGGATATATACCCTCATCCTTGGCTTTGCCATCCCGGTCTCCACCATCTGCATCCTTTACACCATGATGCTGTACAAACTGCGCAACATGAGACTCAACTCCAACGCCAAGGCATTGGACAAAGCCAAGAAGAAAGTGACCATCATGGTGTTTATCGTGCTGGCTGTGTGTTTGTTCTGCTGGACACCTTTCCATCTCAGCACCATCGTGGCTTTAACCACGGATCTGGGCACGACACCGCTTGTTATTGGCATCTCGTACTTCATTACCAGTTTGAGTTACGCAAACTCCTGCTTGAACCCTTTTCTTTACGCATTTCTGGATGACAGCTTCAGGAAAGCGTTCAGAAAGATGCTTGAATGTAGGGCTGCCTGA